One window of Mesorhizobium sp. WSM4904 genomic DNA carries:
- a CDS encoding cyclic nucleotide-binding domain-containing protein — MLLKDEVGMLQRVPLFSGIELAKLKLLAFTSDRVSYSAGQILFRQGDEGDAAYVILSGKADILVDSDSGPIKVAELVPNSIVGEIAILCNSSRTATVRAASPLEALRIRKDHFLRLMREFPDMTIEMVRVLADRLSHTTADLIDARSAK; from the coding sequence ATGCTGCTCAAGGATGAGGTTGGAATGCTGCAACGCGTTCCCTTGTTCTCCGGCATAGAGCTGGCAAAACTCAAGCTGCTTGCGTTCACATCCGATCGCGTAAGCTACAGTGCCGGCCAGATCCTTTTCCGGCAGGGCGACGAGGGAGATGCCGCCTATGTCATCCTTTCAGGCAAGGCGGATATTTTGGTCGATTCCGACAGCGGACCGATAAAAGTTGCCGAACTGGTGCCAAATTCGATCGTTGGCGAGATCGCCATATTGTGCAACAGCAGTCGCACCGCCACCGTCAGAGCCGCGAGTCCGCTGGAAGCCTTGAGAATCCGAAAAGATCATTTCCTAAGGCTTATGAGGGAGTTCCCGGACATGACCATCGAGATGGTGCGGGTCCTCGCCGATCGCCTGAGCCATACTACCGCAGATCTGATCGACGCACGGAGCGCCAAGTAA
- a CDS encoding class I SAM-dependent methyltransferase, translating into MDVTQPRNAGMDGHEQALDLTRGIAAYVNHPLVAGLARVIAKHPTADIANAFNHKQVACKMWALDRLFESCGGRFGRIWVLGGWYGVLPAMLFNDARFDIAAVDSIDIDPEVAPVARTLNREAGDRFRALTADMYALDYAAGRSDLIVNTSCEHIADLRAWLALIPRGTNVLLQSNDYFSEPTHINCVGSLAAFEAMAALREMRFSGELPTKNYTRFMLIGTV; encoded by the coding sequence ATGGATGTCACGCAACCACGCAATGCCGGCATGGACGGGCACGAGCAAGCCTTGGATCTCACGCGGGGAATTGCCGCCTATGTCAACCACCCTCTCGTGGCAGGGCTGGCGCGCGTTATCGCCAAGCATCCGACGGCCGACATCGCCAACGCCTTCAACCACAAGCAGGTCGCCTGCAAGATGTGGGCGCTCGACAGGCTGTTCGAAAGCTGTGGCGGCCGGTTCGGGCGCATATGGGTTTTGGGTGGATGGTACGGCGTATTGCCGGCGATGCTTTTCAACGATGCCCGCTTCGACATCGCGGCTGTCGATAGCATTGATATCGACCCCGAAGTCGCGCCGGTCGCCCGGACCCTCAATCGGGAAGCCGGCGACCGGTTCCGGGCGCTGACGGCAGATATGTACGCACTCGACTATGCAGCCGGGCGGTCCGACCTCATCGTCAATACGAGTTGCGAACACATAGCCGATTTGCGCGCCTGGCTTGCTCTCATTCCGCGGGGCACGAATGTACTGCTGCAATCCAACGATTATTTCAGCGAGCCGACGCACATCAACTGCGTTGGTTCACTTGCTGCCTTCGAAGCAATGGCGGCGCTGCGGGAGATGCGGTTCTCAGGCGAGCTGCCGACAAAGAACTATACGCGCTTCATGCTGATCGGAACCGTTTGA
- a CDS encoding ABC transporter ATP-binding protein gives MEPSLARYIWTHTKKQQLWILIIVLLSMIPYFMSFDLPKLIVNGPIQGRGFEQPGATQPFMKLHYNLPFIGEVQFFPGFQLDRTATLFALSLVFLLLVIINGLFKLYINTYKGRLGERMLRRIRFDLVDRVLRFPPRYFKRVKSAEVATMVKDEVEPLGGFIGDAFLQPVLLGGQALTAMLFILVQNFWLGMIAAVIVAIQIVLIPRMRRRLIVLGRKRQLTARALSGRVGEIVDGIGAVHVHDTSNYERADIAARLGLIFKIRFDLYQWKFMVKFLNNFLAQVTPFLFYMVGGYLVIQGRLDVGQLVAVIGAYKDLPGPMKELIDWDQDRQDVQVKYQQVVEQFTVEGLIAPRIGALTIDDPGPMTDPLSAISLSMADDGGAMLLDRISLQVKPGETVALVSTATGGAEALAEAFARLNWPESGRVASGADDLLELPEAVTGRRMSYASSDVFLFQASLRDNLLYGLKHAPLTSVTYDGAAADQHRWNINEARRSGNSDIDINSDWINYASAGATGPHDLFEAVRRVLDAVVLSRDILDLGLRSTADLKRHTELARRIVELRAALRARLEHEGLSGLVVPFEPGAYNKEATIGQNLLFGAAAGPELADRGLAANPYFASVLRQSGLDRTLYEMGMEIAEQAIELFADLPPDHQFFQQLTFMSAEEIPAYETLLQRLKNRPYEAVPENDRAMIVTLSFAYIEPRHRFGLLSDELMNKIVAARNQFYEDLPPELQNAVERYDPAKYIAAATVMDNVLFGRLGSNHPDAPDRIRSIVYDILDELGLYAELLDVGLDFNVGAGGRRLTGGQRQKLDVARALLKRPDFLILNRPLSALDQRVQDKVLQNVLEEARRDGRSPAIVWVVTNPAMAMMFDRVVVFDSGRLVEDGTHEGLLTGDGIFKELLS, from the coding sequence ATGGAACCCAGCCTAGCCCGCTATATCTGGACGCACACAAAGAAGCAGCAGCTCTGGATACTGATTATTGTCCTGCTTTCGATGATCCCGTATTTCATGTCCTTCGACCTGCCGAAGCTGATCGTCAACGGCCCGATCCAGGGCCGGGGCTTCGAACAACCGGGCGCGACCCAGCCCTTCATGAAGCTGCACTATAACCTGCCGTTCATCGGAGAGGTCCAGTTCTTCCCCGGTTTTCAGCTCGACCGGACGGCGACGCTGTTCGCCCTGAGCCTCGTGTTCCTCCTGCTCGTCATCATCAACGGCCTGTTCAAACTCTACATCAACACCTACAAGGGCCGCCTCGGCGAACGCATGCTGCGGCGTATCCGCTTCGATCTGGTCGATCGTGTGCTGCGGTTCCCGCCCCGTTACTTCAAGCGCGTGAAATCCGCCGAAGTGGCGACCATGGTCAAGGACGAGGTGGAGCCGCTGGGCGGCTTCATCGGCGATGCCTTCCTGCAGCCGGTACTGCTCGGCGGCCAGGCGCTGACGGCCATGCTGTTCATCCTGGTCCAGAACTTCTGGCTCGGAATGATCGCGGCCGTGATCGTGGCGATCCAGATCGTGCTCATCCCGCGAATGCGGCGCCGGCTGATCGTACTCGGGCGCAAACGGCAGCTGACGGCGCGCGCGCTTTCGGGCCGGGTCGGCGAAATCGTCGACGGCATCGGCGCGGTCCACGTCCACGATACATCAAACTACGAGCGCGCCGACATTGCTGCCCGGCTCGGACTCATCTTCAAGATACGCTTCGACCTTTACCAATGGAAATTCATGGTGAAGTTCCTCAACAATTTTCTCGCGCAGGTCACGCCCTTTCTGTTCTACATGGTCGGCGGGTATCTGGTTATCCAGGGGCGGCTGGACGTCGGCCAGCTCGTAGCCGTGATCGGCGCCTACAAGGATCTGCCCGGACCGATGAAGGAACTGATCGACTGGGATCAGGATCGGCAGGATGTCCAGGTCAAATATCAGCAGGTCGTCGAACAGTTCACCGTCGAGGGTCTCATTGCGCCGAGAATCGGGGCATTGACGATCGACGATCCTGGTCCGATGACCGACCCGCTGTCGGCGATCAGCCTGTCCATGGCAGACGATGGCGGTGCAATGCTCCTCGACCGTATCTCCCTCCAGGTCAAGCCGGGCGAGACGGTGGCGCTGGTCAGTACCGCAACAGGTGGGGCGGAAGCGCTTGCGGAGGCTTTCGCGCGGCTGAACTGGCCGGAAAGCGGAAGGGTCGCTTCGGGCGCCGACGACCTGCTGGAACTCCCCGAGGCAGTGACTGGACGGCGCATGTCCTATGCGTCGTCGGATGTTTTCCTGTTCCAGGCAAGCCTCCGCGACAATCTGCTCTACGGGTTGAAGCATGCGCCGCTGACATCGGTGACTTATGACGGTGCCGCGGCAGACCAGCACCGCTGGAACATCAACGAGGCGCGCCGGTCGGGCAATTCGGATATCGATATCAACAGCGACTGGATCAACTATGCTTCCGCAGGCGCCACCGGTCCGCACGACCTCTTTGAAGCTGTACGCCGCGTGCTCGACGCGGTTGTTCTGTCGCGCGACATTCTGGATCTTGGCTTGCGCTCCACGGCCGACCTCAAGCGTCACACGGAGCTTGCCAGGCGTATCGTCGAACTGCGCGCGGCGCTGCGAGCCCGGCTGGAACACGAGGGGCTGAGCGGGCTGGTGGTTCCTTTCGAACCAGGCGCCTACAACAAGGAAGCAACGATCGGCCAGAACCTGCTCTTCGGCGCGGCCGCCGGCCCGGAGCTGGCCGACAGGGGGCTGGCGGCAAATCCCTATTTTGCTTCCGTGCTGAGGCAATCCGGCCTCGATCGCACGCTCTACGAAATGGGCATGGAGATCGCCGAACAGGCGATCGAGCTGTTTGCCGACCTGCCGCCCGACCACCAGTTCTTCCAGCAACTCACCTTCATGAGCGCCGAAGAGATACCCGCCTACGAGACCTTGCTGCAAAGGCTCAAGAACCGCCCCTACGAGGCGGTTCCGGAAAACGACCGCGCCATGATCGTCACGCTGAGCTTCGCCTATATCGAACCCCGGCACCGCTTCGGCCTGCTGAGCGACGAGCTGATGAACAAGATCGTCGCCGCGCGCAACCAGTTCTATGAAGACCTGCCGCCCGAGCTGCAAAACGCGGTCGAACGGTACGATCCTGCCAAATACATTGCCGCGGCTACCGTCATGGACAATGTCCTGTTCGGGCGTCTGGGCAGCAATCATCCCGACGCGCCGGACCGCATACGCTCGATCGTCTATGACATTCTTGATGAACTGGGGCTTTACGCCGAACTGCTGGATGTCGGTTTGGACTTCAACGTCGGCGCAGGCGGCAGGCGGTTGACCGGTGGACAGCGACAGAAGCTCGATGTTGCCCGGGCCTTGCTCAAGCGTCCCGATTTTCTCATTCTCAACCGGCCGCTGTCGGCGCTCGACCAGCGCGTACAGGACAAGGTGCTGCAAAACGTGCTCGAGGAAGCAAGACGCGACGGCCGTTCGCCGGCAATTGTGTGGGTCGTGACGAATCCGGCAATGGCGATGATGTTCGATCGCGTTGTCGTCTTCGACTCGGGTCGTTTGGTGGAAGACGGAACACACGAGGGACTTTTGACAGGGGACGGTATTTTCAAGGAACTGCTGTCATAG
- a CDS encoding glycosyltransferase — protein sequence MQRRKIVVVLKGYPRLSETFIAQELLGLERAGFDLVLVALRRPTDAKRHPVHDEIKAPVHYLPEYLHHEPLRVVRSLFVHLLRPGFWRALGSLAADIPRDFTRNRLRRFGQALVLAAEWPEDAGWLHAHFAHTPASVTRYASQLRSLPWSCSAHAKDIWTSADWDLAGKLSSARWTVTCTKTGFDRLKELANGNSSVHLSYHGLDLDRFGSFGGARMQHDGSAPDQPVIILSVGRAVEKKGYDTLLKALALLPGDLAWRFEHIGVGEELEKLKALAQKLGLDGRVTWKGALGQKEVLEHYRCADVFALACRITANGDRDGLPNVLVEAASQRLACVSTDVSGVPELLFADETGLLVPTEDPVALARALERLIRDPALRARLGDAAEQRVRGNFDHTASIGQLKKLFEREWGAAG from the coding sequence TTGCAGCGTCGCAAGATCGTCGTGGTTCTGAAGGGCTATCCGCGGCTGTCGGAAACCTTCATCGCGCAGGAACTGCTTGGTCTGGAGCGCGCCGGGTTCGACCTGGTACTCGTCGCGCTCAGGCGGCCGACCGACGCAAAACGCCACCCTGTGCATGACGAGATCAAGGCGCCCGTCCATTATCTGCCGGAATATCTGCATCACGAGCCGCTGCGCGTGGTTCGCTCGCTGTTTGTTCATCTGCTGCGGCCGGGCTTCTGGCGGGCGCTCGGATCGCTGGCTGCCGATATCCCCCGCGACTTTACGCGCAATCGCTTGCGCCGCTTCGGGCAAGCGCTCGTGCTGGCTGCCGAATGGCCGGAAGACGCGGGATGGCTGCATGCGCATTTCGCGCACACGCCGGCATCGGTGACACGCTACGCCAGCCAGCTTCGTAGCCTGCCCTGGAGTTGCTCGGCCCATGCCAAGGACATCTGGACTTCGGCGGACTGGGATCTGGCGGGCAAGCTTTCCTCGGCGCGCTGGACGGTCACTTGCACGAAAACAGGCTTCGACCGTCTGAAAGAACTCGCCAACGGCAACTCGTCCGTGCATCTGAGCTATCACGGGCTCGATCTTGATCGCTTCGGCAGTTTCGGCGGGGCGCGAATGCAGCACGACGGCTCGGCGCCGGATCAACCGGTTATCATTCTAAGTGTCGGACGTGCCGTCGAAAAGAAAGGTTACGACACCTTGCTGAAGGCCCTTGCCCTCTTGCCGGGCGATTTGGCGTGGCGTTTCGAGCATATCGGCGTCGGCGAGGAACTGGAAAAGCTGAAGGCACTGGCGCAAAAGCTCGGATTGGATGGTCGTGTCACTTGGAAAGGCGCGCTGGGGCAGAAGGAGGTGCTTGAGCACTACCGCTGCGCCGACGTCTTCGCCCTGGCCTGCAGGATCACCGCAAATGGCGACCGGGACGGCCTGCCGAATGTTCTGGTGGAGGCGGCTAGCCAGCGGCTTGCCTGCGTGTCGACCGATGTTTCCGGCGTGCCGGAGCTTTTATTTGCCGATGAAACCGGGCTGCTGGTTCCGACGGAAGACCCGGTGGCCCTGGCACGGGCGCTGGAGCGCCTGATCCGTGATCCCGCGCTGCGCGCCCGCCTCGGCGACGCCGCGGAGCAGCGCGTACGCGGCAATTTCGATCATACGGCAAGCATTGGACAGCTCAAGAAACTGTTCGAGCGCGAGTGGGGGGCCGCCGGTTGA
- a CDS encoding MBL fold metallo-hydrolase, with translation MEDDVFLVRFWGVRGSISVSGPEFSRYGGNTICIEMRCGKHTLLFDAGSGLRPAGGALRASGVTDFDLFFTHCHYDHIIGLPAFKPIYDRSVKVRLWSGHLAGRMTTRQMVDEFMRPPWFPVTLDICKASIDCRDFISGDVLRPREGVVVRTGSLNHPGGCIGYRVEWGGRVVAVITDTEHEPGKLDQAVLGLIVDADLVIYDCAYTEEEMERRRGNGHSTWQQGVKLCEAAGARELALVHHDPARTDEELDEIEKLAKERFAGAFAARDGQTLKFPVSLHKKR, from the coding sequence ATGGAGGACGACGTTTTCCTGGTCAGGTTTTGGGGGGTGCGCGGCAGCATTTCGGTATCGGGGCCAGAATTCTCCCGTTATGGCGGCAACACGATCTGCATTGAGATGCGATGCGGAAAGCATACGCTTCTGTTCGACGCGGGCTCCGGCCTGCGACCTGCCGGCGGGGCACTTCGGGCGTCGGGCGTGACCGATTTCGACCTGTTTTTCACCCATTGCCATTACGATCACATCATCGGGCTGCCGGCCTTCAAGCCGATCTACGACCGGAGCGTCAAAGTCAGGCTCTGGTCCGGCCATCTTGCAGGGCGCATGACGACCCGGCAGATGGTCGATGAGTTCATGCGGCCGCCGTGGTTTCCGGTGACGCTCGATATCTGCAAGGCAAGCATCGACTGCCGCGATTTCATATCCGGAGACGTGCTTCGGCCGCGGGAAGGGGTGGTGGTCCGAACCGGCAGTCTTAACCATCCGGGCGGCTGCATAGGCTACCGGGTCGAATGGGGCGGCCGCGTCGTGGCAGTGATCACCGACACCGAGCACGAGCCGGGCAAACTCGATCAGGCGGTGCTCGGCCTGATCGTAGATGCCGACCTCGTCATCTACGATTGTGCGTACACCGAGGAGGAAATGGAACGCCGCCGCGGTAACGGGCACTCGACATGGCAACAGGGCGTCAAGCTCTGCGAGGCGGCCGGTGCGCGAGAGCTTGCGCTGGTTCACCACGATCCGGCACGCACCGACGAGGAACTGGACGAGATCGAGAAACTGGCCAAGGAGAGATTTGCCGGAGCTTTTGCCGCGCGGGATGGCCAGACTCTCAAATTTCCAGTCTCATTGCACAAAAAGCGCTGA
- a CDS encoding glycosyltransferase family protein: MTQHVPDARILMYSHDTFGLGHLQRCRTIAHSLVEDFRGLQVLIISGATIAGAFDYRARVDFVKIPSVIKLRNGEYNSLEKDIDLDETLRMRQSIIRHTAETFRPDIFIVDKEPLGLRGEIEDTLSYLKTRGTTLVLGLREVMDAPHLLEAEWARRDVMRKIGLFYDRVWAYGPPDFYDPLTGLDVPPAVRAKMRFVGFLQRSLPRNEFPGHRPEGEYILVTTGGGGDGAELIHDVIDAYQQDPRLQHRALIVLGPYMPARKRNKLLRKGAKIPYIKIIEFDNRMEDLIAGAKAVVAMGGYNTYCEILSFDKPALIVPRVEPREEQLIRARRAAELGLIEMLLPDEAKDSQRFADALVALPERPRPSQSNPHLTLEGLPHISEIVAELLDRRAGHHLAVIEGMN, translated from the coding sequence CAGCCACGACACGTTCGGGCTCGGCCACTTGCAGCGCTGCCGGACGATCGCGCATTCGCTGGTCGAGGATTTCCGCGGACTTCAGGTGCTTATCATTTCAGGCGCGACCATCGCCGGCGCCTTCGACTACCGCGCCCGTGTCGACTTCGTGAAGATCCCCAGCGTCATCAAGTTGCGCAACGGCGAATACAACTCGCTGGAAAAGGATATCGATCTGGACGAGACGCTAAGGATGCGCCAGTCGATCATCCGCCACACAGCCGAGACCTTCCGGCCCGATATTTTCATCGTCGACAAGGAACCGCTTGGCCTGCGCGGTGAGATCGAGGATACGCTGTCTTATCTCAAGACACGGGGCACCACGCTCGTGCTTGGCCTGCGTGAGGTGATGGATGCGCCGCATCTGCTCGAAGCAGAGTGGGCACGCCGGGATGTGATGCGCAAGATAGGCCTGTTCTATGACAGGGTCTGGGCCTACGGCCCACCGGATTTCTACGATCCGTTGACCGGCCTGGACGTGCCGCCGGCTGTCAGGGCAAAGATGAGGTTCGTCGGTTTCCTGCAACGGAGCCTGCCGCGGAACGAGTTCCCCGGCCACCGGCCCGAGGGCGAGTACATCCTCGTCACCACCGGTGGCGGCGGCGACGGCGCCGAACTGATCCACGACGTCATCGACGCCTATCAGCAGGATCCGCGATTGCAGCACAGGGCGCTGATCGTGCTTGGGCCTTACATGCCGGCGCGCAAACGCAACAAGCTGCTCAGGAAGGGGGCCAAAATCCCCTACATCAAGATCATCGAGTTCGACAACCGCATGGAAGACCTGATTGCCGGGGCCAAGGCGGTGGTAGCGATGGGCGGTTACAACACCTATTGCGAGATACTGTCTTTTGACAAACCAGCGCTGATCGTGCCGCGCGTCGAGCCTCGCGAGGAACAACTGATCCGCGCTCGGCGCGCAGCCGAACTCGGCCTCATCGAGATGCTGTTGCCGGATGAAGCCAAGGATTCCCAGCGATTTGCCGATGCGCTGGTGGCGCTGCCGGAGCGCCCCCGCCCATCACAGAGCAATCCGCATCTGACGCTGGAAGGGCTGCCTCATATTTCAGAAATCGTCGCGGAACTGCTCGACCGGCGGGCCGGCCATCACCTTGCGGTCATCGAGGGAATGAACTGA
- a CDS encoding glycosyltransferase family protein, with product MKRLRAFLYVQHLLGIGHLARSSRIAAALVDDGFEVTVVTGGAPIAGFPGPGVECVTLPPVTSGDEGFSGLVDLQGKLIDDDFKKRRSEMLLQAFRDCRPDIVIVEAFPFGRRQMRFELLPLIDAIDATSPRPLLATSVRDILQERVKPGRNEETVYLVNRHFDLVMVHGDPTFATIDKTFPLAGAIRAEVTYTGLVAAPPPPATTERFDVLVSVGGGAAGRSLVSSTIAAARNANNGWKWCLITGPNLPKDEFDAIARDATPGLSVFRFREDFASLLTGARLSVSQAGYNTVCDVLRAGCRSLLVPFAAGGETEQTVRALMLEELGLATVLMEKDLTPEGLAQAIEQALVGPRPSAHRLDLEGAHHSAQILRERYQTWSLRL from the coding sequence TTGAAGCGGCTGCGCGCCTTCCTCTACGTCCAGCACCTGCTCGGTATCGGCCATCTCGCGCGCTCCAGCCGTATTGCGGCGGCTCTGGTCGACGACGGCTTCGAAGTAACCGTCGTGACCGGCGGAGCGCCGATCGCCGGGTTTCCGGGACCGGGGGTAGAATGTGTAACCCTGCCACCCGTCACCTCTGGTGATGAAGGATTTTCCGGACTTGTCGACCTGCAAGGCAAACTCATCGACGATGATTTCAAGAAACGGCGTTCCGAGATGCTGCTGCAGGCATTCCGGGACTGCAGGCCTGATATCGTCATTGTCGAGGCGTTTCCATTTGGACGCCGGCAGATGCGCTTCGAACTCTTGCCGCTGATCGATGCCATCGACGCGACGTCGCCCAGGCCGCTGCTGGCGACGTCCGTTCGTGATATCCTTCAGGAGCGCGTCAAACCGGGCCGAAACGAGGAAACGGTCTATCTCGTCAACAGGCATTTCGACCTTGTCATGGTCCACGGCGATCCGACTTTCGCTACCATCGACAAGACATTTCCACTGGCCGGAGCGATCAGGGCCGAGGTCACCTACACTGGGCTCGTTGCTGCGCCGCCACCGCCCGCGACAACCGAGCGCTTCGACGTTCTGGTGTCAGTCGGTGGCGGGGCTGCCGGACGGAGTCTCGTCAGCTCCACCATCGCAGCGGCGCGGAATGCCAACAACGGTTGGAAATGGTGCTTGATCACCGGTCCGAACCTGCCGAAAGACGAGTTTGACGCGATCGCGCGCGATGCCACCCCGGGTCTGTCCGTCTTCCGGTTCCGCGAGGATTTCGCCAGCCTGCTGACCGGCGCCCGCCTGTCAGTCTCGCAAGCCGGTTACAACACGGTCTGCGACGTCCTGCGCGCGGGTTGCCGCTCCCTGCTCGTTCCATTTGCAGCCGGCGGGGAAACCGAACAAACGGTTCGCGCTCTGATGCTCGAGGAACTCGGTCTTGCAACGGTGCTGATGGAAAAGGACCTAACACCTGAAGGTTTGGCGCAAGCGATCGAGCAGGCGCTTGTGGGACCGAGGCCATCCGCGCATCGCCTCGATCTGGAGGGCGCGCATCATTCGGCGCAAATCCTGCGCGAGCGGTACCAAACATGGTCCCTGAGACTCTAG